The DNA sequence TTTAGGTAACCAATGCAGCGTATGGTTTAATGCCGTAATACGTGGTGATGTCCATTACATAAAAATGGGAAATAAAGTGAACATTCAAGACGGAGCTGTTATTCATGCTACCTATTTAAAATCGCCAACTAATATTGGAAATAATGTGTCTATTGGCCATAATGCTATTGTTCACGGTTGCACAATTCATGATAATGTACTGGTAGGTATGGGAGCTATTATTATGGATGATTGTGTTGTAGAAAGTAATAGTATTATTGCAGCTGGCGCAGTAGTCACTAAAAACACCAGAGTTGAGGCTGGCAGTATTTATGCAGGAGTTCCAGCTAAAAAAGTAAAAGATGTGAGCCAGGAGCTTATTTCAGGTGAAATAGACCGCATTGCTCATAATTATATAAAATACTCCAGTTGGTTTAAAGAATAGTTTTCAGGTTTATTTCTTGAGGTGATTTTTTTATTTGGGTTTGTTTGCACAATAGGTATTGATACTATTGTTATTAAAACAGCTACTTTTATTATGTTCTATGAATTTAGAACGTACAAGTTTTCGTGATTTTTTATGAATAGAATTTTTTATAATATACGTTGCTAAAAATAGCGAATAACTTTCTTTTAAAAATTCAAAAACTCAACATTAAACTTATTTCCTAAGAGACTTGTCATCACTTTTGGGTTCACATTGGAGTAAAAAATATTTTTTGAAGTACTATTTTGA is a window from the Pseudalgibacter alginicilyticus genome containing:
- a CDS encoding gamma carbonic anhydrase family protein; its protein translation is MPIIKSVKGKFPQIPDDCYVAENATIVGEVILGNQCSVWFNAVIRGDVHYIKMGNKVNIQDGAVIHATYLKSPTNIGNNVSIGHNAIVHGCTIHDNVLVGMGAIIMDDCVVESNSIIAAGAVVTKNTRVEAGSIYAGVPAKKVKDVSQELISGEIDRIAHNYIKYSSWFKE